A DNA window from Calliphora vicina chromosome 1, idCalVici1.1, whole genome shotgun sequence contains the following coding sequences:
- the LOC135951987 gene encoding TBC1 domain family member 5 homolog A — MCYYQGKLFAWKIILILCMLYVGDSLAKSFQPTNFDYDYRVESRNTPRRHRGKSATTTTPRPLIQQYWQSFVRNLPTLPPFSWNITNPIGNLFNAGAQEIIETPVAMHYMMQEEPNRIRRTKTSKRKSSKKGKDRKRLQRNYYSSYDNGYGNGYQQQTQLQLQPLGIDQNGIMHFYDPSSGQYYALQQETQPNYHNNQYGNQYNTQHQYNSQYSNYAENGYDDEDDDGYGDESGEQYNHNGYDSQHGYDSDNGYDSEQGYDADNGYDSEQGYESDNGYDSDNGYDSEQGYESEHNGYDNDGESYNDGHTEYDDGVELADNWGYNDEEIFADRKLKDGPTDNIEAIAGSIIKIQKHLLKPETEEDVKLLLSKVKKPTDRNDKQTETIDNEDVESVRNVLGTFKKAPSRKKQLANTRKEVESVRNALGSFMKDDTVSRRKQTANTKISTHLVEKPRGKEKYYIFPANFWL, encoded by the exons ATGTGTTATTATCAGGGCAAGCTTTTTGCTTGGAAA AtaattttaattctatgtatgtTATACGTTGGAGATTCACTAGCTAAATCATTTCAACCTACTAATTTTGACTACGACTATCGAGTAGAAAGTCGCAATACACCGCGGCGTCATAGGGGCAAAAGTGCAACCACTACTACACCAAGACCACTAATACAGCAATATTGGCAGAGTTTTGTACGTAATTTACCCACGCTGCCACCATTTTCATGGAATATAACAAACCCCATAGGCAACCTCTTTAATGCAGGAGCACAAGAAATCATTGAAACACCAGTGGCAATGCATTACATGATGCAGGAAGAGCCCAATAGAATACGTAGAACAAAAACTTCTAAACGAAAGTCATCTAAGAAAGGTAAAGATCGCAAAAGACTGCAAAGAAATTATTATTCTTCATATGATAACGGCTACGGCAATGGCtatcaacaacaaacacaattaCAGTTGCAACCTTTAGGAATAGATCAAAATGGAATAATGCATTTCTATGATCCTTCATCGGGACAATATTATGCTTTGCAACAGGAGACGCAACCAAATTATCACAATAATCAATATGGAAATCAATACAACACTCAACATCAATATAATAGTCAATATAGCAACTATGCCGAAAATGGCTATGATGATGAAGATGACGATGGCTATGGTGATGAAAGTGGCGAGCAATATAATCATAATGGTTACGATTCCCAACATGGGTACGATTCTGACAATGGATACGATTCGGAACAGGGCTATGACGCTGACAATGGCTACGATTCCGAACAGGGTTACGAATCTGATAATGGCTACGATTCTGACAATGGCTACGATTCTGAACAGGGATACGAGTCTGAACATAACGGTTATGACAATGATGGAGAATCTTATAATGACGGTCATACGGAATATGATGATGGTGTAGAATTGGCCGACAATTGGGGTTATAATGATGAAGAAATTTTTGCCGACAGAAAACTAAAGGACGGGCCAACAGATAATATCGAAGCCATTGCCGGaagtattataaaaattcaaaagcaTCTTTTGAAGCCAGAAACTGAAGAAGATGTTAAACTTTTACTCTCCAAGGTGAAGAAGCCGACCGACAGAAATGATAAG CAAACAGAAACAATCGATAATGAAGATGTTGAATCTGTGCGTAATGTCTTGGGCACATTTAAGAAAGCTCCAAGTAGGAAAAAGCAACTAGCCAATACAAGAAAAGAAGTTGAATCTGTACGTAATGCTTTGGGGTCCTTTATGAAAGATGATACTGTGAGTAGGAGAAAGCAGACTGCTAACACTAAAATATCTACACACTTGGTAGAGAAGCCTAGAGGAAAAGAAAAGTATTATATTTTCCCAGCTAATTTTTGGTTATAA